The Candidatus Cloacimonadota bacterium genome segment TCAATTACTGTTTTTCTTTCGGAAAATTTGAATGCCGATATTAAAGCATCTACCTCCAATGGAAAAGTTAAGCTTCACGATTATCAAATACTTGCCAGCGATATTTCCAAATCCTATGTTTCAGGTTCTATTGGAAATGGTGGAAATCTTCTTAGATTGAGCACATCGAACGCCAGCATTAATATTTATAATGAAAGAGATATCCAATTCTAAACAATCTTCTCTGATGAGAAATAAATAAAAGCATTGATTCCCCCCATATGATCAATGACAAGCCCCGAAATTTTCGGGGCTTTTTTTGTTGCATAACTCTGAAATGGCTCTCTTTCAAAAAATTCTTTCACTTGAGACTTTCAGGGTTGGAATCAAAATAATCCGGAAGGTTTTTACTTGCATCTCCCAAAAAAATTGGCTGATATAAACCTAACTTATTGTTATAAAGGAAATTATTTCTATTTTGTTCGTCCAAAACCTCATCCAGTAAAGTCCACGAATTTATTCGCGGGATGCGTGGAAAGTTTTTACATTTGACAGATAATTTCCTATTCTAATCCTGAACAATATCACCCTGAGTGATTCCGATTCATCGGAATTGTATTGAAGGGCGTGGTAGTAAATTTATATTTTGAGGAAAAAAATGACAAATCAGATTTCATTATTTGAAGAAACGAAAAAACCGACCAATGTACCTCTGGCAGAGAAGATCAGACCGCATGAATTGGAACAGATCTATGGACAACATAAGCTGCTGGAAGAAGGTTCACAACTTCGTAACATGATAGAAAACGACATCTACAGTTCTTTCATTTTGTGGGGTCCTCCCGGAACCGGAAAAACCACGATAGCGCGAGTGATCGAATCTAAAACATCACATCGTTTCATTTCTTTCAGTGCTGTTCTTTCGAGCATCAAAGATGTGAAAGCCGTGATGAAAGAAGCTGAATACAATCTGAAAGCACACAACAAAGGTACTATTCTTTTCATCGATGAGATCCATCGTTTCAACAAATCTCAACAAGATGCGTTTCTGCATTACATCGAATCCGGTGCTGTTATTCTGATCGGAGCTACAACCGAAAATCCTTCCTTCGAAGTTATTTCGGCTTTGCTTTCCCGCTGCAATGTTTTTGTGCTTCAGCAGCTGTCAGATGAAGATATCATCAAGATCATTCAGCGTGCTTTGGAAGCACTTTCTGTCGATGTAAAATTTGAAGAAAAAACACTTCCCTACTTAGCAGAACTTTGTGGTGGCGATGCTCGAAAAGCTCTGAATTATCTGGAAATTATTTTGCAGAATATCAAAGAAGAAAAACTGATCGATGTTAAATTTATTTCTAAAATCCTCAGCCGCAAAGCAATGTTTTACGATAAAGACCGCGAGGAACATTACAATGTGATCTCGGCTCTGCATAAATCTTTACGCGGCAGCGATCCGCAGGCTGGTTTATATTGGCTGGCCCGCATGCTGGAAGCCGGTGAAGATCCGTTGTACGTGGCGCGCAGATTGGTGCGGTTTGCTTCCGAAGATGTAGGGCTGACCGATCCGAATGCTCTGGTACAGGCAATTGCAGTAAAAGATACCTGTCATTTTCTGGGAATGCCGGAAGCAAACGTTGCGCTGGCGCAACTGGTGGTCTATCTGGCCACCGCACCAAAAAGTAATGCACTCTATTCTGCTTATAAAAAAGCTGCTTCAGATGCCCAGAAAACCAGTCATCTTGGCGTGCCGCTTCATATCAGGAATGCACCGACAAAATTAATGAAAAATCTTGATTACGGCAAAAATTACACCTACGATCACATGCATGAAAATGCCTACAATTATCAAAAATATTTTCCCGATAAAATGGCTGAAAAATCATATTATCAACCTTCCAA includes the following:
- a CDS encoding replication-associated recombination protein A — translated: MTNQISLFEETKKPTNVPLAEKIRPHELEQIYGQHKLLEEGSQLRNMIENDIYSSFILWGPPGTGKTTIARVIESKTSHRFISFSAVLSSIKDVKAVMKEAEYNLKAHNKGTILFIDEIHRFNKSQQDAFLHYIESGAVILIGATTENPSFEVISALLSRCNVFVLQQLSDEDIIKIIQRALEALSVDVKFEEKTLPYLAELCGGDARKALNYLEIILQNIKEEKLIDVKFISKILSRKAMFYDKDREEHYNVISALHKSLRGSDPQAGLYWLARMLEAGEDPLYVARRLVRFASEDVGLTDPNALVQAIAVKDTCHFLGMPEANVALAQLVVYLATAPKSNALYSAYKKAASDAQKTSHLGVPLHIRNAPTKLMKNLDYGKNYTYDHMHENAYNYQKYFPDKMAEKSYYQPSKFGYEKEIQKRLDWWKKLRDEQENN